A single genomic interval of Daucus carota subsp. sativus chromosome 1, DH1 v3.0, whole genome shotgun sequence harbors:
- the LOC108205259 gene encoding glucan endo-1,3-beta-glucosidase 4 isoform X1, protein MMLRIWTRCIILIICMLSGSLGGYVGINIGTDISNLPSASDVVDIIKANQITHVRLFDADAHMLTALSDTGIEVMVSVTNEEVLGIGESASVAAAWINKNVAAYLPSTNITAISVGSEVLTSIPNAAPVLVPAMNYLHKALVASNLNYQIKVSAPQSMDLIPKPFPPSTATFNSSWNSTIFQILQFLKNTNSYFMLNAYPYHGYIINDGIFPIDYALFRPMTSVKQIVDPNTLYHYDSMFDAMVDATYNSIAAFNTSTIPVVVTESGWPWFGGADEPDATVDNAETYNNNLIHRVLNDSGPPSQPAIPINAYIYELFNEDKRSGPVSKRNWGAFFPNGSSVYPLSLSTSDNNIGNASVGFCVARQGADSNKLQSGVNWACGQGQANCTAIQSGQPCYLPNTLQNHASYAYNDYYQKMKSVGGTCDFDGTAMTTKNDPSYGSCIFTGSSNSSSIGFTPPAFGPVSPVGQSSKLHIPVLGSFLLTMFVTFLVVDVHIHIFCDC, encoded by the exons ATGATGCTCAGGATATGGACCCGATGTATCATTCTTATTATTTGCATGTTATCTGGCTCACTTG GTGGATATGTAGGAATAAATATTGGAACTGATATTTCCAATTTACCCTCCGCATCTGACGTGGTTGACATTATTAAAGCCAATCAGATTACTCATGTACGCCTTTTTGATGCTGACGCTCACATGCTAACTGCTCTGTCAGACACTGGAATTGAAGTTATGGTCAGTGTCACTAATGAGGAGGTACTGGGAATTGGTGAATCCGCATCAGTAGCAGCAGCCTGGATAAATAAAAATGTGGCAGCTTACTTGCCATCAACCAATATTACAGCCATTTCTGTTGGGAGTGAAGTACTTACTTCGATTCCCAATGCTGCCCCTGTTTTGGTTCCTGCCATGAATTATCTTCACAAAGCATTAGTTGCGTCAAATTTGAactatcaaataaaagtttcagCCCCCCAATCAATGGACCTTATCCCCAAGCCTTTTCCTCCTTCCACAGCCACATTTAATTCATCGTGGAACTCCACAATTTTTCAGAtacttcaatttttaaaaaacacaaACTCCTATTTCATGTTAAATGCTTATCCATACCATGGATACATAATCAACGATGGCATCTTCCCGATTGATTATGCACTATTCCGACCAATGACATCAGTGAAGCAAATAGTTGACCCAAATACGCTTTATCATTATGATAGCATGTTTGATGCTATGGTGGATGCCACCTATAACTCTATAGCAGCATTTAATACTTCAACTATTCCTGTTGTTGTAACAGAATCTGGGTGGCCTTGGTTTGGTGGCGCTGATGAGCCTGATGCTACTGTGGACAATGCAGAAACTTATAACAATAATTTGATCCATCGTGTTTTAAATGATTCTGGTCCTCCCAGTCAGCCCGCCATCCCCATCAATGCCTACATTTATGAGTTGTTTAATGAAGACAAGAGATCAGGACCCGTTTCAAAGAGAAACTGGGGTGCATTCTTTCCCAATGGGAGTTCTGTATATCCACTTAGTCTGAGTACTTCAGACAATAATATTGGAAATGCTTCAGTAGGTTTTTGTGTAGCAAGGCAAGGGGCAGATTCCAATAAACTGCAGAGTGGAGTTAATTGGGCTTGTGGACAAGGCCAGGCCAACTGCACTGCGATTCAATCAGGGCAACCATGTTATCTTCCTAACACTCTACAGAATCATGCTTCCTATGCTTACAATGACTATTATCAGAAAATGAAAAGCGTAGGTGGAACCTGCGATTTCGATGGTACTGCCATGACAACTAAAAATGATCCCA GTTATGGATCCTGCATATTTACAGGAAG TTCAAACTCAAGCTCAATTGGCTTTACTCCACCTGCATTTGGACCTGTGAGCCCTGTGGGACAGAGTTCGAAACTTCATATTCCTGTGCTTGGttcttttcttttaacaatGTTTGTTACTTTCTTAGTGGTAGATGTGCATATTCATATCTTTTGTGATTGTTAA
- the LOC108205259 gene encoding glucan endo-1,3-beta-glucosidase 4 isoform X2: protein MLTALSDTGIEVMVSVTNEEVLGIGESASVAAAWINKNVAAYLPSTNITAISVGSEVLTSIPNAAPVLVPAMNYLHKALVASNLNYQIKVSAPQSMDLIPKPFPPSTATFNSSWNSTIFQILQFLKNTNSYFMLNAYPYHGYIINDGIFPIDYALFRPMTSVKQIVDPNTLYHYDSMFDAMVDATYNSIAAFNTSTIPVVVTESGWPWFGGADEPDATVDNAETYNNNLIHRVLNDSGPPSQPAIPINAYIYELFNEDKRSGPVSKRNWGAFFPNGSSVYPLSLSTSDNNIGNASVGFCVARQGADSNKLQSGVNWACGQGQANCTAIQSGQPCYLPNTLQNHASYAYNDYYQKMKSVGGTCDFDGTAMTTKNDPSYGSCIFTGSSNSSSIGFTPPAFGPVSPVGQSSKLHIPVLGSFLLTMFVTFLVVDVHIHIFCDC from the exons ATGCTAACTGCTCTGTCAGACACTGGAATTGAAGTTATGGTCAGTGTCACTAATGAGGAGGTACTGGGAATTGGTGAATCCGCATCAGTAGCAGCAGCCTGGATAAATAAAAATGTGGCAGCTTACTTGCCATCAACCAATATTACAGCCATTTCTGTTGGGAGTGAAGTACTTACTTCGATTCCCAATGCTGCCCCTGTTTTGGTTCCTGCCATGAATTATCTTCACAAAGCATTAGTTGCGTCAAATTTGAactatcaaataaaagtttcagCCCCCCAATCAATGGACCTTATCCCCAAGCCTTTTCCTCCTTCCACAGCCACATTTAATTCATCGTGGAACTCCACAATTTTTCAGAtacttcaatttttaaaaaacacaaACTCCTATTTCATGTTAAATGCTTATCCATACCATGGATACATAATCAACGATGGCATCTTCCCGATTGATTATGCACTATTCCGACCAATGACATCAGTGAAGCAAATAGTTGACCCAAATACGCTTTATCATTATGATAGCATGTTTGATGCTATGGTGGATGCCACCTATAACTCTATAGCAGCATTTAATACTTCAACTATTCCTGTTGTTGTAACAGAATCTGGGTGGCCTTGGTTTGGTGGCGCTGATGAGCCTGATGCTACTGTGGACAATGCAGAAACTTATAACAATAATTTGATCCATCGTGTTTTAAATGATTCTGGTCCTCCCAGTCAGCCCGCCATCCCCATCAATGCCTACATTTATGAGTTGTTTAATGAAGACAAGAGATCAGGACCCGTTTCAAAGAGAAACTGGGGTGCATTCTTTCCCAATGGGAGTTCTGTATATCCACTTAGTCTGAGTACTTCAGACAATAATATTGGAAATGCTTCAGTAGGTTTTTGTGTAGCAAGGCAAGGGGCAGATTCCAATAAACTGCAGAGTGGAGTTAATTGGGCTTGTGGACAAGGCCAGGCCAACTGCACTGCGATTCAATCAGGGCAACCATGTTATCTTCCTAACACTCTACAGAATCATGCTTCCTATGCTTACAATGACTATTATCAGAAAATGAAAAGCGTAGGTGGAACCTGCGATTTCGATGGTACTGCCATGACAACTAAAAATGATCCCA GTTATGGATCCTGCATATTTACAGGAAG TTCAAACTCAAGCTCAATTGGCTTTACTCCACCTGCATTTGGACCTGTGAGCCCTGTGGGACAGAGTTCGAAACTTCATATTCCTGTGCTTGGttcttttcttttaacaatGTTTGTTACTTTCTTAGTGGTAGATGTGCATATTCATATCTTTTGTGATTGTTAA